Below is a window of Corallococcus silvisoli DNA.
CCGTGCCACGGTTGCCGCGCTTCTGCTTGGGCGTCTTGGAGAAGGTGAACAGGTGCTTGCTGAACGCCTTGCCGAACTTCACCTGGCCGCTCTTCTTCACGTGGAAGCGCTTCTTCGCGGCGCTGCGGGTCTTCAACTTGGGCATGATCCCAAACCTTCCTTCTGCTTCCTGTCGGCCGGCAGTCTTCGTGACTGACGGCGGTCCGGGGCACACGGTTCCCGGACGCTTTGGGCGGAAGCCTCTATCACTCTTTCGATGCGATGGGGGTAGCGTTTCCTACAATCCCTGCAGAAACCACCGCCACCGGAACCTCCGGCGCCCCCTCCCCGGTTCCCCGGGACCCACCTCCCCGCCCGCCTTCCGCCGGCTTGACGTCCGCCGGCCTGCCTTCCTGCTTCTTGCCGGCACCGTCCGCCTGCTGACGGACCAGCTCCCGGGCGCGCTGGGCCACCTTCGCGTTGGGGGCCAGGATCATGAACATCTGGCGCCCTTCCATCCGGGGGTTCTGCTCCACCACCGCGACTTCCTTCAGGTCCTTGGTCACGTCCTCGAGGATCGCGCTCCCCAGCTCCTTGTGGGTGATTTCACGACCCCGGAACATGATGGTGATCTTCGCCTTGTTCCCCTCTTCCAGGAACCGGCGGACGTTGCGGACCTTGAACTCGTAGTCGTGCTCCTCCGTCTTGGGGCGGAGCTTCACCTCTTTCAGGTGGACCACGACCTGCTTCTTCTTCGTCTCCGAGGCCTTCTTCTTCTCCTCGTACTTGAACTTGCCGTAGTCCATGATCTTGCAGACCGGCGGCTTGGCCATGGGGCTGATCTCGACGAGGTCGAGACCGTCCGCCTGGGCGCGCGTCAGGGCTGCTTCGATGGACATGACCCCGAGCTGCTCGGCGTTCGGTCCGACGACTCGGACCTCGCGGGCTCGGATACGGCGATTGGTTCTCTGATCGCGAACGATGGGAGGACCCTCCGACGACTCGGGGACGGAGGGCGTGCCTCAATCCCCGGAAGTCGGGCAAGTAGTCCAGCCCAGACGGGGAGTCAAGTCCCCCTCCACCCTCAGGGCAGCGCGGCTTCCTTGGCGAGGAGCGCCTCGAAGTCGGCGGCCTTCATGGTCTTGAGGTCCTCGCCGCCGTAGCGGCGGGGGGCCACGGCGCCGGCCTCCACCTCGTTGTCGCCCACCACCAGGGTGAACGGGACCTTCTGCATCTGCGCTTCGCGGATCTTCGCGTTGAGCGTCATGCCGCGCTCGTCCAGCTCCACGCGGAAGCCCTTCGCGCGCAGGTCGTCCCGCACCTTGCGGGCGTATTCCAGCTGACGGTCCGCGACGGTGACGATGGTGGCCTGCACCGGGGCCAGCCACGCCGGGAACGCGCCCGCGAAGTGCTCGATGAGGATGGCGGTGAAGCGCTCGAAGGAGCCGAAGATGGCGCGGTGGAGGACCACCGGGCGGTGCTCGGCGTTGTCCTCGCCCACGTACGTGAGGTCGAAGCGCTGCGGGGCCAGGTAGTCCAGCTGCATGGTGCCCAGCTGCCACCGCCGGCCGATGCTGTCCGACACCGCGAAGTCGATCTTCGGGCCGTAGAAGGCGCCGTCGCCCGGGGCCAGCTCATAGGGGAGGCCCAGCGACTCCAGCGCCGCCTTGAGCCCGTCCTCCGCGCGGTCCCAGAGGGAGTCATCCCCCAGGCGCTGCTCGGGGCGCGTGGACAGCTTCACCGCGTAGGTGAGGCCCACCGCCTTGTAGACGCGATCCAACAGCTTCACGAAGCGCCGCACCTCGTCGGTGATCTGGCTCTCCATGCAGTAGATGTGCGCGTCGTCCTGGGCGAACTGGCGCACGCGGGTGAGCCCGCCCAGCGAGCCCGCGGCCTCGTTGCGGTGGAGCACGTCCTGGGTGTGCAGGCGCAGGGGCAGGTCGCGGTAGCTGTGCTTCTTGAAGCCGTAGAACAGGTGGTGCGACGGGCAGTTCATCGGCTTGAGGGAGAAGTCGTGCTCGCCGGACTCGCTGTCGAGCACCAGGAACATGTTCTCCTTGTACTTGCCCCAGTGGCCGCTCGTCTCCCAGAGGCCCTTGTTGAACATCAGGGGCGTCTTGATCTCCACGTAGCCATCACCGGCCGTGAGCCCGCGCATCCAGTCCGACAGCGTCTGGTAGAGCGCGGTGCCCTTGGGCGTCCAGAAGGCGGCGCCCGGCGAGTACGGGTGGAAGTGGAAGAGATCCAGCTCCTTGCCCAGCTTGCGGTGGTCGCGCTTCCTCGCCTCTTCGATGCGCGTGAGGTAGGCCTCCAGCGCCTTCTTGTCGAAGAAGGCCGTGCCGTAGACGCGCTGGAGCATCGGGTTGCGGTGGTCGCCGCGCCAGTACGCGCCGCTGGAGGAGAGGATCTTGATGACGCCGATCTTCCCCGTGCTGGGCGCGTGGGGCCCCAGGCAGAAGTCCACCCAGTCGCCGTGCGTGTAGAGCGTGAGCGTCTTGGCGCCCTTGGCGGCGATGTCCTTGACGATCTCCACCTTGAACTTCTCGCCCTTCTCCTCGAAGAGCCGGATGGCGTCCTCCATGGAGATCTCGGTCCGCACGAAGGGCGCGTCCTGCTTGAGCTCGGCGTTGGCGGCCGCCTCGATCTTCTCCAGCTCCTCCGGCGTGAAGGGCTTCTCGCGGAAGAAGTCGTAGTAGAAGCCCTCCTCCGTCGAGGGACCGATGGTCACCTGCGTGCCGGGGAACAGGCGCTGCACGACGCTGGCCACCACGTGCGCGGCGTCGTGGCGGATGAGGTCCAGGCCTTCAGGGCTCTTGGACGTGAAGATCTGCAGCTTCGCGTCCTCGTCGAGCGTGCGCGTCAGGTCCACGTCCTGGCCGTTGACCCGGGCGAAGAGGGCCGCCTTCGCGAGCCCCACACCGATGCTGCCCTTCACGAAGTCCGCGATGGTCGTGCCCCGGACGGTCTGCTTCTGGC
It encodes the following:
- the rpmI gene encoding 50S ribosomal protein L35, whose protein sequence is MPKLKTRSAAKKRFHVKKSGQVKFGKAFSKHLFTFSKTPKQKRGNRGTGHLRDMDAKKVIKELFPYGA
- the infC gene encoding translation initiation factor IF-3, translating into MVRDQRTNRRIRAREVRVVGPNAEQLGVMSIEAALTRAQADGLDLVEISPMAKPPVCKIMDYGKFKYEEKKKASETKKKQVVVHLKEVKLRPKTEEHDYEFKVRNVRRFLEEGNKAKITIMFRGREITHKELGSAILEDVTKDLKEVAVVEQNPRMEGRQMFMILAPNAKVAQRARELVRQQADGAGKKQEGRPADVKPAEGGRGGGSRGTGEGAPEVPVAVVSAGIVGNATPIASKE
- the thrS gene encoding threonine--tRNA ligase — translated: MSESITVTLPDGSQKQTVRGTTIADFVKGSIGVGLAKAALFARVNGQDVDLTRTLDEDAKLQIFTSKSPEGLDLIRHDAAHVVASVVQRLFPGTQVTIGPSTEEGFYYDFFREKPFTPEELEKIEAAANAELKQDAPFVRTEISMEDAIRLFEEKGEKFKVEIVKDIAAKGAKTLTLYTHGDWVDFCLGPHAPSTGKIGVIKILSSSGAYWRGDHRNPMLQRVYGTAFFDKKALEAYLTRIEEARKRDHRKLGKELDLFHFHPYSPGAAFWTPKGTALYQTLSDWMRGLTAGDGYVEIKTPLMFNKGLWETSGHWGKYKENMFLVLDSESGEHDFSLKPMNCPSHHLFYGFKKHSYRDLPLRLHTQDVLHRNEAAGSLGGLTRVRQFAQDDAHIYCMESQITDEVRRFVKLLDRVYKAVGLTYAVKLSTRPEQRLGDDSLWDRAEDGLKAALESLGLPYELAPGDGAFYGPKIDFAVSDSIGRRWQLGTMQLDYLAPQRFDLTYVGEDNAEHRPVVLHRAIFGSFERFTAILIEHFAGAFPAWLAPVQATIVTVADRQLEYARKVRDDLRAKGFRVELDERGMTLNAKIREAQMQKVPFTLVVGDNEVEAGAVAPRRYGGEDLKTMKAADFEALLAKEAALP